One window from the genome of Marinilabiliales bacterium encodes:
- a CDS encoding ATP-binding cassette domain-containing protein: MIKALDISLSFNGTPVFSKLSFNIDQGDNVCFSGPSGTGKSTLLMMLQGYVLPASGTIRIAGKKLDAVNIRQIRQKMSYVPQNINLPVGNGKELLKLMGRENNALLTGGFIEKLGMPANMLYRDFDEMSGGQKQRIVIAICLSLERDIVLLDEPTSSLDDESVGRLVRVVGNLENTTVVSASHNHMWMQSAAKVIAL; this comes from the coding sequence ATGATCAAGGCTCTCGATATTTCCCTTTCTTTCAACGGCACACCTGTTTTCAGCAAGTTGTCATTCAATATTGATCAGGGTGATAATGTATGTTTCTCCGGCCCTTCCGGCACAGGCAAGTCCACCCTGCTCATGATGCTGCAGGGATATGTGCTGCCTGCCAGCGGCACCATAAGGATTGCAGGTAAAAAGCTGGACGCGGTCAATATCAGGCAGATAAGACAGAAGATGTCATACGTCCCCCAGAACATAAACCTCCCGGTCGGCAACGGAAAAGAGCTGCTGAAGTTAATGGGAAGGGAGAACAATGCCTTGCTGACAGGCGGGTTCATTGAGAAACTGGGCATGCCTGCCAACATGCTGTACCGCGATTTTGACGAAATGAGCGGGGGACAGAAACAGCGTATCGTAATAGCGATATGCCTGTCGCTTGAAAGGGATATAGTTCTCCTTGACGAGCCGACATCGTCGCTCGATGATGAATCTGTCGGGAGGCTTGTCCGGGTGGTCGGAAACCTGGAAAATACAACTGTCGTTTCTGCTTCCCACAATCATATGTGGATGCAGTCGGCCGCAAAAGTAATCGCATTATGA
- a CDS encoding DUF433 domain-containing protein: MEYIAERITIDDNICNGRPTIRGTRITVQTILEFLSAGDSAEDILAQYPSLEPGDINACIKFAADLMKSNFSIKLVT, encoded by the coding sequence ATGGAATATATAGCAGAACGTATTACCATTGATGACAATATTTGTAATGGTCGCCCCACAATCAGAGGCACGAGAATTACCGTTCAAACTATACTCGAGTTTTTGTCAGCAGGAGATTCTGCCGAGGATATTCTTGCTCAATATCCGTCTCTTGAACCTGGTGATATTAATGCCTGTATCAAATTTGCAGCTGATTTAATGAAAAGTAATTTTTCTATTAAGCTTGTAACATAA
- a CDS encoding ABC transporter permease yields the protein MADIGIFDLLLGFVILAVPLLVFLYYRIRLVADLFISTARMIIQLALVAVYLEWIFEMNNPWINSLWVFAMVLVGAGTTVYRVKLRWRVFLVPLVLAGLVAMAIIDGFFIGLVIRLEYFFDARYFIPISGMVLGNSINHNIVGLSAYFDGLSKRRELYYFILTNNGSRKKAIRPYIQEALIKGLNPLLATMSVMGLISLPGMMTGQILGGASPATAIKYQIMIMLAVFAGCTMILIMSILYSNFFVFDDYDNIRPLKTNDRAR from the coding sequence ATGGCTGACATCGGAATATTTGACCTGCTGCTTGGATTTGTGATACTGGCTGTGCCGTTGCTTGTATTCCTCTATTACCGTATCAGGCTTGTGGCTGACCTGTTCATAAGCACAGCAAGAATGATAATCCAGCTTGCACTGGTGGCCGTTTACCTTGAATGGATCTTCGAGATGAACAATCCCTGGATCAACTCCCTGTGGGTCTTTGCAATGGTGCTGGTAGGTGCAGGCACAACTGTTTACAGGGTCAAGCTCAGATGGAGGGTCTTCCTTGTGCCGCTGGTGCTGGCCGGACTGGTAGCCATGGCAATTATTGACGGGTTTTTTATCGGACTGGTAATCAGGCTTGAATATTTTTTTGATGCAAGGTACTTCATCCCGATTTCAGGAATGGTGCTCGGGAATTCAATAAATCATAATATTGTGGGGTTATCTGCCTATTTTGACGGTCTCTCAAAGCGAAGGGAACTCTATTATTTCATACTGACGAACAACGGAAGCCGTAAAAAGGCAATCCGCCCCTACATTCAGGAGGCACTCATAAAAGGGCTGAACCCGTTGCTCGCAACAATGTCGGTTATGGGGTTAATCTCCCTTCCGGGGATGATGACGGGACAGATACTGGGGGGCGCATCACCGGCTACTGCGATCAAGTACCAGATTATGATTATGCTAGCCGTATTTGCGGGCTGCACGATGATACTCATAATGAGCATTTTGTATTCGAATTTTTTTGTTTTTGATGATTACGATAATATCAGGCCTTTGAAAACCAACGACCGGGCCAGGTAG
- a CDS encoding nucleotidyltransferase domain-containing protein — protein MDKIEAIDKVKKYKLLLEDHFQLDNVYLFGSYANNTNREDSDIDVAIVMSNIPEDFFAVNPLLWKIRRQVDDRIEPILIDKDNEKSGFLEEIKRSGIEI, from the coding sequence ATGGATAAAATCGAAGCTATAGATAAGGTGAAAAAGTACAAACTTTTACTTGAAGACCATTTTCAGCTTGATAATGTGTACCTTTTTGGTTCTTATGCCAACAACACGAACAGGGAAGATAGTGATATTGATGTTGCCATTGTTATGAGCAATATTCCGGAAGATTTCTTCGCCGTTAATCCACTTTTGTGGAAAATTCGAAGACAAGTTGACGATAGAATTGAACCTATCCTTATTGATAAGGATAACGAAAAATCAGGCTTCCTTGAAGAAATTAAACGAAGTGGAATCGAGATTTAG
- a CDS encoding HEPN domain-containing protein, with product MDDKVNYWKDLSDYDLETAEAMLKSKRFLYVGFMCHQTIEKIFKAYYSRLTSEVAPFSHSLSYIARKGEFYDIFSEDQQDFIDQLEPLNIEARYPSHKERLLKSLTYEKCTELIEKTQQLQQWIKSKL from the coding sequence ATGGACGACAAAGTAAATTACTGGAAGGATCTTTCGGATTATGATCTTGAAACAGCAGAAGCAATGTTGAAAAGTAAAAGATTTTTATATGTGGGATTCATGTGTCATCAGACCATTGAGAAGATTTTTAAAGCTTATTATTCCAGATTGACATCTGAAGTAGCTCCGTTTTCTCACAGTTTATCCTATATAGCCAGAAAGGGTGAGTTTTACGATATTTTTTCAGAAGATCAGCAAGATTTTATAGACCAATTAGAACCCCTGAATATAGAAGCGAGGTACCCATCACACAAGGAAAGACTACTGAAGAGCCTTACTTACGAAAAATGTACTGAGCTAATTGAAAAGACCCAACAATTGCAGCAATGGATAAAATCGAAGCTATAG